A region of Trachemys scripta elegans isolate TJP31775 chromosome 24, CAS_Tse_1.0, whole genome shotgun sequence DNA encodes the following proteins:
- the LOC117869759 gene encoding phospholipase A2 inhibitor and Ly6/PLAUR domain-containing protein-like: MMVSFILCLLPALLATSAQAATLTCKTCVGSADACRAAQGTCSVDKATGGCFSVAEEITLVGKKTTGFASRCTDYYNLGVKDPVTITLGNGTYLRINTTWCNTDNNCNSAVPEVPKGSTTLNGLQCPTCFALSADPCDSHIAPCTGDETYCIDFAGTAQRGSEISPFAVKGCATASTKEIKVGITLLSALSMFTFTKAISKPAEKTPTSGASPALGKFSFALYLPGLTGLLLVKLLS; encoded by the exons ATGATGGTTTCCTTCATCCTCTGCCTTCTCCCTGCTCTCCTAGCTACAAGTGCACAAG CGGCGACCCTGACATGCAAAACCTGCGTTGGTTCAGCAGACGCCTGCCGTGCTGCTCAAGGGACCTGCAGCGTAGACAAGGCTACAGGTGGCTGCTTTTCGGTGGCAGAAGAAATTACACTGG TTGGGAAAAAGACCACGGGCTTCGCCAGTCGCTGTACAGATTACTATAATTTGGGTGTAAAAGACCCCGTCACTATCACTCTTGGGAATGGCACGTATCTGCGGATCAACACCACATGGTGCAACACAGACAATAACTGTAACTCGGCTGTACCGGAAG TGCCCAAGGGGAGCACCACCTTGAACGGGCTGCAGTGCCCAACCTGCTTTGCTCTGAGCGCCGATCCCTGTGACAGCCACATCGCCCCTTGTACAGGGGACGAGACCTATTGCATCGATTTCGCTGGGACAGCACAGAGAG GTTCAGAGATATCACCATTTGCTGTAAAAGGCTGTGCTACTGCGTCCACAAAAGAGATTAAAGTTGGAATCACACTGCTTTCTGCCCTCTCCATGTTCACGTTCACAAAGGCGATCTCCAAACCTGCGGAGAAAACACCCACCAGTGGGGCCAGCCCGGCTCTGGGGAAATTCTCCTTTGCCCTCTACCTGCCTGGCCTGACTGGGCTGCTGCTGGTGAAGCTGCTCTCCTGA